In Motacilla alba alba isolate MOTALB_02 chromosome 2, Motacilla_alba_V1.0_pri, whole genome shotgun sequence, the DNA window GACGGGACACCTGCAATGCAGGGACcggctggagctgcccagcccggcccggcccggctcccaGGGCTGCCGGGCGCTGCAGCCTCGCAGCCAAGGCTGAGCACCGCAGCTGCCAGCGCTTCCAGCGGGGATTCTAGCGGAAAGGGAACTTCTCCAAGGAAATACTAAGCTGCACTGCAACACGTAGGGCTTCCACGTGAGCCGACCTTTTGAAGTTATTTACACGCTCTGCGCCGAATTTTGTAAAAATACTTACATTTTCACTCAAGCCAGTTGCATACAATCAGAAACAACCACGGCCAATGTGCCAAGGGGGGACAGGGAACGAAGGGCGGCCGAGCCCCCGCAGCtgggggaggagcagcagccccagggcccgGACACAGCACAAACattcccaaacccttcccagggGCTCCAAGGCCGCCGAACCTCGGGACACCGAGACACAGAGAGGGACCGCAGGAGGCGACAAGCAGGGACTGGGGTGGGAAGTGACAAGCCCTGGCAAAGGGGCTGGGACAAGCCAAAGAGACTGTAATAAGCCTGAGGGACGGGGACAAACTGCGGGtaaggggctggagcaggacgCGACAAGCCCTGCCACTGCCGCAGCACAGCCCGAAGCCCCTTTCGCTGCGCGCGGCCCCTCACGGAgcgggggagcggcggccgcCTCGGCCCGGCACCGGGCGAGGAGCGGGGGGCCCGGGTCGAAGGGCCGGGGACAGGCACCCCCCACCCGCTCACCGATGAAGGCGGCGCGGCTCATGGCGGCTCCGGGCGCtcggcggcggcagcgcgggcggggccgcgccgccctCCCGGCATCCCCCGCGCGGAGGGGAGGGCCCGCGGAGCCGGCGCCATGGCCGCGTTCCTGACGCACCAGCAGAAGGTGCTGCGGCTGTACAAGAAATCCCTGCGGCACCTCGAGTCCTGGTGCATCCATCGGTGAGAGCgaggggagctgggagtggggaGTGCTGGCCGCCCTCACATCGGGGCGCTCAGCCCGCGCTTGGCTGGGCCCGGGGTGGGGGGTGGTGCTTTTCCTCCTCACTGTGCGTGACCTCTGTCCGTAGAGACAAGTACCGCTACTTCGCCTGCCTCCTGAGGGAGCGGTTCGATAAGAACAAGAATGTGAAGGATATGGTGAAAGCCACCGAGCTGCTGAAGGCCGGCGAGGAGGAGTTCTGGGCCAACCAGCACCCGCAGCCGTACGTGTTCGCCGACTCGCCCGGGGGCGTCGCGTACGAGCGGTACGAGATGTACAAGGTGAGGCCGCGCCGCGGGCGCTGCCTGCCCGTGCTTTGTGTCGCTTGGCCCCGACAGGGCCGCAGCTTGGCTCAGCAGTGTCGCTTCACCGCTCCGTGAACATCTTGCTGCTTGTGTGGGAGGAGCGGCTCTGGGCCTTGAAAATGGAGTTTCTTGATCAGTTTGAACACCGCTACTCGTTCTTTTGGGATTTTGTTCCGGGGGTAATCATCTGCTCTTTTACCAAGTGCAGTCCGCCCTGTGgcgggtcaggctggcacaggaaagggctggagctgagctggggaagtGAACAGcacccagggagctctgctgcctcccgAGCACAGCCTTGCTTCCTCTGGTCAGGTCAGGTGTCACCTTGGCTGTCAGGACTTCCCTTCACTCAGTGCTATGGTTCTTCCAGCATTTGAGTCATGGTACAAGTTAGCATTTCCCTTCATATGCTGCAGTGCCAGATTGTGCAGTTTGTGTGCTACTGtgtgagagcagcactgcctggaaaTAGAAGCCTCACGTTTAGACTCTTTAAGGCACTTCTACAGGTATTGACCTTCAAGATTGTTTTATTTAGGAGCAAAAGTTCCATAGAAAAACACAGGGGCTTTGCTTTTTTGGCGTCATCTTTTTAATGCATTAGAAGTAAATACTGGCCTAGAGACTGCCTGCACCCATTTCCTCACAAGTTTGAAAAAAAGTGCTGGCACAAGACTGGATCTGGTCAGATCTTTTTGCATATTAAgccacagaaaaagaaaaatatgacaTAGATTTATCAGGGGCAGAATAAAGAATATATGagtgaaaagagaagagaagaactTATTTAATCTTGTTCCAAGGTCAAGGGCCTGAGCAGTAGTAGAGAAAATAGTGACAGAAAatctggacagaaaaaaaagcagctgagcaATAAATGGTCAATATTAGTCTTCatacagaaacacagactgggtgatgctttcttttcccagtttgACGTGCGAAAACTGTCTTAACAAAATAGCTGTCAAAAGGCTGGTGTGTGTATCAGTGACCATCCATTGTGGATGCTGCTCCAAAGTGTAGTTTTTAGAACTCGGGGTGATTGGTGGTTTTCATTGGAGCTTGCTGTGGGTGGTCAGCAGCTGTTTCCATTCAGTCAAAGGTTTGTTCTGTGATGAGAATCACAGCAGGAGAAGTGTGAATATCACTAAATGTATGATAGTACTggagcaactttttttttttttttaattgggagttttggtgggattttgttttataattagTGTTCCTctcaaaatgtaaacaattaggtggttttttaaattgctgcaaaattctgaattttggtTTATTCTCTTGTAGGAAGGTCTTAGAGGTCAGACCATTCTTAAAATCTTAAAGGCCTAAGAAACTGCTCATTTTGTAGGAGTTGTCGATAAGAGAAATGAGCTGTAATGTTCTGTCTTTGTcaagtaaaataaatcagtaGCTGGAGAGAAGGATTCCTCTAACCTGCTGCCTTtgagagaaggaagggaagaaatcaGACCTTCTCCTCCACCAGATGGAATTATTTTGAGAAGTTTAGAGTAAACTGAGATGACCTGGGACTTGTTTTGGAATGCTGTGATTTAAGTAAGTCACTGTGATGTCCTCCTGTGGGTCAGGATAATATTTGAAAAGTTCTGACTCTGCCACGTGCCTTGAGATAGTGAGGCAGCTCCTAGATGGTGTTTTTATGTAGTacttcaaaatgcaaaaaaaccctaggGAGTAAGACTGGCTTCAGCCTTTGCGTTTCATTCTTTTGCACGTGTGTACAAGTGTgatttcaaatataaaaaataggattttaaatGATACTTTTCTTCAACAGATTCCTGAATGGTGCTTGGATTTCTGGCACCCCTCTGAGAAGGCAATGTATCCTGATTACTTTGCCAAACGAGAGCAGTGGAAGAAGCTGCAGcgggaaagctgggaaagagaGGTCAGTGCTTGCTCTGTGCAAAGGAAAGTCTCTTCAGCACGCAGGTATCCTGTGTGACACAGATGTGTTCTTGGAAAAATTACTGAATGCCTGCTGCAGTCTCAGTTAGGCTCTTCAGTGCTGGAGCCCTTGTCAGTGTGAAACAACCTAAAATGCCTACACATTTGTTACAGCTTCTGGAGGGTTGTGAAGGGAATTTGAAGTTAAAGCTGAACCTGCAGCCTTGTGTCAGTTAGGAAGAGCTGTTACAGCagttttgtggggaaaaaaaatatatatccaaAGTGGGATGAAAGGAGACTAACAACCAGAGAattcctcttctgctgctgcgGTGCTCTGACACTTCCTGGTTACACCTTTGGAAGTGATGTGCTGCAGTGGTCTTCAGTTGGGCATTGAGACCAATTTCTGGCCATCCTGAACTGAGAGTTGGTTGGAAGAAGTTGGTGTTCTTAGAACAGTTCTTTGATTCAGTTGGATTGTATGGAACATGGCACTTGTGCTGCTTCAAGAAACAGGTATTGAAAGCATGTGAGGGGCTGCTGGTGACACACAGGAACAGAAgttccaaagcagcacagttcAGCCCTTTTGACAGAGTGATGGCATGAACTACATGGCAATAATGACCTTTTAAGTGAAGTTTCTCTCGTAAATCATGTCTTGCTCCTAGAAATTCCTTCTTAATTAGTAGTATGAGCCTACAGTGATTACTGAGTGGGAGTTACAGTTGGGAAGCGTGAAACCTGTCAGCCAAAGGTGTTACCACTGGTTCTTCTCTGTGGAAATAGAGAAGAACCATGCTCATTGCTTGGGCACTGAAAATGGAAGTGTGTGTTAATGTGCTAAAGCAGTTCTATGTCTTGCCTTCTAGGTTAAGCAGTTACAAGAAGAAACTCCTGCTGATGGTCCAAGAACTGAAGCTTTGCCTCCAGCTCGTAAGGAAGGGCATCTGCCCCCCATGTGGTGGCATCATGTCACTCGACCTCGTGAACAGCCCATGTGAGAACACCTCTGGTGTGAATGGCAGCAGtctgagctgcaggcaggtggCACCTCAGTGGCCACTTGCTCCTCAAAGTAATAGAATAAAGCCAAATAAAGTAAcagaaaaggtgtttttctgGCACACTGCTCTTCTCTGACACACTGGCACTTCACTGCCAGCTTGTGCAGGCAGTTCATATCAGCCCCATAACTTGGAATGTGGTACTGAAGGCAGGCAAAGTGTTAAAGCTGGAGTTAAAGAtacaggcagcagcagacacaTGCTTTGGGTTCTCTTGTAATGAGGTATTTCTGTCCTTGCTGCAGGATAAAGACatctttccctcccttccctcctccttaggctctttgctgcatttttcacttttgtatCAAATCTCACAAGACACAAACTTTCCTTATAACGGGGTGCTTTCCTCATGGCATGGATACCAGTGCTGTAGAGCACCAGAGGAAAGCTGATCCCCACATAAACAGAATCCCAGATAACCACTGAGCTGTATCAGTTAACACACTGCTGAGGATTGTGGCTGCTGTGTGCCCACTCACAGGTCACAAATGGTTCTGGCAGTGTGACACACTGAAGCGGGGACAAAAAGCTGTTTGCTTCTGGCCATGTTCCCAGAGCACTGGTACAAGACGGAGAAGTTCTGCTTACACTTTCAGTAACTGCCCTGTGAGAGAACAGATGCAATAGAGCCACTGAGCAAAAGCTCATAGGAAACCTGGCCCTTcagctgttttcctgtttttaggGCTAGGAGATGTAGGTTGCCTAATCTGACTTCCATTCTACAGAACTTACTTGACTGTCCCCATGTTTAAGCCTAAAGCTTAATATTTCTCTGAACCCCAACTGAACAAAAGATGGCAAAGCTTCAGCTCTTCTAAGAACCAAACGTAGCTCAGGAATAAGGCTTTAATCTGATTAATTTTTGGAAACTTCTAAAATCTGCTCCTTTCCAGTAAGTCTACATGCTAAAATGGGtatgaattttgaaaatgcaattcCAGAAAAACAGCTTTACATATTCCACAGCTGAAATTCTCATTCCTGCCAAGAAGCAGGATCTGTTCTCTGTGCTCAGTTAGTCAAAAGTAGTGATGGAATTGAGGTGTGCcctctt includes these proteins:
- the NDUFB9 gene encoding LOW QUALITY PROTEIN: NADH dehydrogenase [ubiquinone] 1 beta subcomplex subunit 9 (The sequence of the model RefSeq protein was modified relative to this genomic sequence to represent the inferred CDS: inserted 1 base in 1 codon), giving the protein MAAPGARRRQRGRGRAALPASPARXGRARGAGAMAAFLTHQQKVLRLYKKSLRHLESWCIHRDKYRYFACLLRERFDKNKNVKDMVKATELLKAGEEEFWANQHPQPYVFADSPGGVAYERYEMYKIPEWCLDFWHPSEKAMYPDYFAKREQWKKLQRESWEREVKQLQEETPADGPRTEALPPARKEGHLPPMWWHHVTRPREQPM